CCAACCTGAAACATTAGCGCAAATCGTTTATTTCCGCTTCCGAAAGATTGGTGTAAAGTGTAATTTTCGTAATTGTTTCGCCCGCCGCCAACATTTTCTTGGCCATGTAGAGGGCTTTTTGCAATTGTTAAAAGTTTATTCTTAACGTATTTTTATGAGTCCAGAAATTGACAATACTTGTTGTTTACAAATTATTTATCTCATTTTCGGATAATCCCGTGTATCTTTTAATTTTTTCGATAGGCTCGCCGTCGGCTTTCATTGATTTGGCAACTTCCAGAAGCCCTTCTAACTTTCCTTCATCAAAAGCCGTATCAATTACGCCTTTTAAGTCGCGGTAGGTTTTCAAACTTTGTTCGTACTCGTCTTTTTCCGCGCTGCTGTATTGCGCTATTTCGGCTTTGTTAAAAGCCCGCGCAAAAACATCATCTTTGAAAATTTCGGGAATACTCTGGAAATCTTCTAAGTGTTTGATAAAATACAACCATTTGTCCAAGCGCGTAACAAGTGCCTGCTCTGGTTTGTCAAAATGCGGCATTTCCAGATAGACAAACTTTAGTTTATCATAGAAAACCTGATTGTTTTGGTCTTTCAATTGCACGGTATGAACTACCTCGTTTTTCTGTTGCTTGGCTTCGTCAAACGTAAAATCCAAAATGCCGATGCAATAAACGGCCTTTAGTTGATAATTCCATTTGCCTTGCTCGGCTTGCTCCTGAATCGGAAACGAAGCGTAATAAATGGTTCTGTCTTTAAAATAATTCTGTTTTGCTTTCTGTAATTCTACTATAATTTTTTCACCGTTTTTGTTTTCGCAATAAATATCGTAAACGGCTTTTCGGTCGTCTTGGCTCAAACCCAACCTTTCTTTGTCGTTGAAAGTCAGGTCTGTAATGTAACTGTCGGGCAACAAACTCGTCAGGAAATCAATAAGAATGTCCTTACTGGCTTCCTCTCCAAAGATTTTCTTAAATCCAAAATCCGTAAATGGATTGACGTATTTGGCTTTCATTGTGTTATAACTTTTATTAAAAAGTCATTTCAATATTTACATAAAAAATTGAGAATCAACTTCCCGAAAGTATTTAAGCTTTCGGGAAGTTGATTCTTTTTTATTGATTAGATAGTAAACGCTTTTTTCAAGATTTCCTCTTGCTCTTTGGCGTGTACTTTGCCATAACCAGTTGCAGGCGAAGCACTTGGCTTACGCGATACGATGTCTAATTGTACATAACGATATTGGCGTAACACGTAGCTCCACGCGCCCATGTTTTCAGGCTCTTCTTGTACCCAAGATACTTTCGGATTTTTGTATTTGTTGAGTAAGTCGTACACCTGTTTGGTTGGGAATGGGTGCAATTGCTCCACGCGAATAATGGCCACGTCGTTGCGTTTCTCGGCTTGTTGTTTTTCGTACAAATCGTAATACACTTTGCCTGAGCACAAAAGCACTTTTTTCACTGCTTTAGGGTCTGCGTCTGCGTAAGCATCGCCGATTACCTCGCGGAAATGACCTTGTGTAAACTCCGACAACGGCGACACAGCCAACGGATGACGCAACATAGATTTTGGCGACATCACGATACAAGGCTTACGGAACGGCCATGTAAGTTGGCGACGCAACAAGTGGAAGAAGTTTGAAGGAACTGTAATGTTCGCTACTACCACGTTGTATTCGGCGCACAATTGCAAGAAACGTTCAGGACGCGCGTTTGAGTGTTCTGGGCCTTGGCCTTCGTAGCCGTGTGGTAACAACATTACCAAACCGTTCATACGTTGCCATTTCGTTTCCGAACAAACTACGAATTGGTCAATCATTACTTGCGCACCGTTCGCGAAATCACCGAATTGTGCTTCCCACAATACCAAAGCGTTAGGGTTGGCCATTGCATAACCAAACTCAAAGCCTAACACGCCGTACTCAGAAAGTAATGAGTTATAAATATGGAATTTACCTTGATTTTCAGATAAATGCGCCAAGCTGTTGTGCGGCACGTTGGTAACCGAATCGTTTACTACGGCATGACGGTGCGAGAAAGTACCGCGTTGTACGTCTTGGCCGCTCAAACGAACCGTTTTGCCTTCCGACAAAATAGAACCGTAAGCCAACAATTCGGCCGCTGCCCAGTTGAGTTGTTTTGTCTCGAAGAACATTTCTTGACGGTCTTTCAACAATTTCTCAACTTGTTTGATTGGCTTAAATGTTTCAGGAACAGTCGTAAGTGCTTTGGCTACTTGTACCACAGTTTCTTCCGAAATGCCTGTTTCTGGCGATTTGTCGAAGTCGCTTTGTGTCGAGCGACGCAACTCTTGCCATTCTTTTTCCATTGGTTGGTAAGCGTACGGCAATGGTTTTTGTTTTACCAAATTCAGGCGGTCTTGCAACAAATCACGGAATTCTTTGTCCATGTTTTCGGCCAATTGTGCATCTACATCGCCACGCTCAATCAATTTTTTGTTATAAACTTCGCGCGGATTTGGGTGCTTGGCAATGATGTTGTAAAGAGCTGGTTGCGTGAATTTTGGTTCATCGCTTTCGTTGTGTCCATGACGACGGTAACAAACCATATCTACGAAAATATCGCCTTTGAATTTTTGGCGGTATTCGCTGGCCAATTGTACGGCGTAAATTACAGCTTCTGGGTCGTCGCCATTTACGTGAATAACTGGCGCGTCAATGATTTTGGCAACGTCTGTGCTATAAATCGCCGAACGAGCGTCTGTAAAGTCTGTTGTAAAACCAACTTGGTTGTTGATTACAAAATGAAGCGTACCGCCAGTGTAGTAACCTGCCAATTTCGCCATTTGTGTCACTTCGTACACAATGCCTTGACCCGCTACGGCAGCATCACCATGAATCAAGATTGGCAATACTTTAGAAGCGTCTCCGCCGTATTGTGCATCTACTTTAGAACGTGCAAAACCTTCTACTACAGGGTTTACCGCTTCAAGGTGAGAAGGGTTTGGCGCAAGTTTAAGGTCAACTTTTTTACCAGTTGGCGTAACTACTTGGCTCGAATAACCCATGTGATATTTTACGTCGCCGTCACCCATCGTAAGGTCTGGCGTTGCTGTACCTTCAAATTCGTTGAAGATGTTTTCATACGTTTTGCCCATAATGTTGGCCAATACGTTGAGGCGGCCACGGTGTGCCATGCCAATAATCACTTCTTCTACGCCCAAATCGGCACTGCGCGAAATGATGGCATCAAGTGCGGCGATGGTTGTTTCGCCACCTTCCAAAGAGAAACGTTTTTGGCCGATGTATTTGGTATGCAAGAAGTTCTCGAATACTACGGCTTCGTTTAGTTTGGAAAGAATGCGTTTTTTTGTATCCAAAGAAGGCTTAAATTCTAAGGCTTCTTTCTCAATTTTGGCACGCAACCACTGCAATACTTCTGGTTCGCGAATGTACGTGTATTCAAAACCAACCGTACCAGTATAAATGTATTTGAGCGATTCTACGATTTTGCGAAGCGGAGCTGTTCCGATGCCAATTTCTGCACCTGCCGCAAAAGGCGTATCAAGGTCGGCATCGCTTAGGCCAAAATCAGCCAAAGACAAAAATGCGTGACGATCTTTACGAGGGCGAACAGGGTTTGTTTTTGATTCGAGGTGTCCGCGTGTGCGGTAGGCGTTAATAAGTGCCAAAACCTTAATTTCTTTGTCAGAAACACCGCCAGAAACAGGGGCAGCTTGTCCATTTTCGCTGAATTGTTGCGAAAACTCGAAACCTTCAAAGAATTTTTGCCAGCTAATATCTACAGAGCTGGGGTCTTGCTTGTACGCAGCGTATAGCTCATCAAAAAAAGAGCCATGACCGTTTGCGATATAGGAATATTTATCCATAAGGTGTTCTCAGTTATTGGGATTTGAGGCAAATGTAAAAGAACAATTTTATTATTTAAAAACCGCATATTCGTTTGCGCAAATATT
This genomic window from Flexibacter flexilis DSM 6793 contains:
- a CDS encoding Rpn family recombination-promoting nuclease/putative transposase — translated: MKAKYVNPFTDFGFKKIFGEEASKDILIDFLTSLLPDSYITDLTFNDKERLGLSQDDRKAVYDIYCENKNGEKIIVELQKAKQNYFKDRTIYYASFPIQEQAEQGKWNYQLKAVYCIGILDFTFDEAKQQKNEVVHTVQLKDQNNQVFYDKLKFVYLEMPHFDKPEQALVTRLDKWLYFIKHLEDFQSIPEIFKDDVFARAFNKAEIAQYSSAEKDEYEQSLKTYRDLKGVIDTAFDEGKLEGLLEVAKSMKADGEPIEKIKRYTGLSENEINNL
- a CDS encoding 2-oxoglutarate dehydrogenase E1 component; the protein is MDKYSYIANGHGSFFDELYAAYKQDPSSVDISWQKFFEGFEFSQQFSENGQAAPVSGGVSDKEIKVLALINAYRTRGHLESKTNPVRPRKDRHAFLSLADFGLSDADLDTPFAAGAEIGIGTAPLRKIVESLKYIYTGTVGFEYTYIREPEVLQWLRAKIEKEALEFKPSLDTKKRILSKLNEAVVFENFLHTKYIGQKRFSLEGGETTIAALDAIISRSADLGVEEVIIGMAHRGRLNVLANIMGKTYENIFNEFEGTATPDLTMGDGDVKYHMGYSSQVVTPTGKKVDLKLAPNPSHLEAVNPVVEGFARSKVDAQYGGDASKVLPILIHGDAAVAGQGIVYEVTQMAKLAGYYTGGTLHFVINNQVGFTTDFTDARSAIYSTDVAKIIDAPVIHVNGDDPEAVIYAVQLASEYRQKFKGDIFVDMVCYRRHGHNESDEPKFTQPALYNIIAKHPNPREVYNKKLIERGDVDAQLAENMDKEFRDLLQDRLNLVKQKPLPYAYQPMEKEWQELRRSTQSDFDKSPETGISEETVVQVAKALTTVPETFKPIKQVEKLLKDRQEMFFETKQLNWAAAELLAYGSILSEGKTVRLSGQDVQRGTFSHRHAVVNDSVTNVPHNSLAHLSENQGKFHIYNSLLSEYGVLGFEFGYAMANPNALVLWEAQFGDFANGAQVMIDQFVVCSETKWQRMNGLVMLLPHGYEGQGPEHSNARPERFLQLCAEYNVVVANITVPSNFFHLLRRQLTWPFRKPCIVMSPKSMLRHPLAVSPLSEFTQGHFREVIGDAYADADPKAVKKVLLCSGKVYYDLYEKQQAEKRNDVAIIRVEQLHPFPTKQVYDLLNKYKNPKVSWVQEEPENMGAWSYVLRQYRYVQLDIVSRKPSASPATGYGKVHAKEQEEILKKAFTI